Proteins encoded in a region of the Zea mays cultivar B73 chromosome 2, Zm-B73-REFERENCE-NAM-5.0, whole genome shotgun sequence genome:
- the LOC103646206 gene encoding nucleobase-ascorbate transporter 11-like encodes MQKFKHIMRELQGAILVGSVFQIILGYTGLISLFLRLINPVVVAPTIAAVGLAFFSYGFPQACSCVEISMPLILLVLLCTLYMRKISLFGNHIFLVYAVLL; translated from the exons ATGCAGAAATTCAAGCACATAATGAGGGAACTACAGGGGGCTATACTTGTTGGTTCAGTATTCCAGATAATATTAGGATACACTGGTCTTATTTCACTGTTTCTGAG GTTAATAAATCCAGTAGTGGTGGCACCAACTATTGCTGCAGTGGGTTTGGCATTTTTTAGTTATGGTTTCCCTCAGGCTTGCAGCTGTGTAGAAATCAGCATGCCCCTCATTCTGTTGGTTCTTCTGTGCACTCTG TACATGAGAAAAATATCCTTGTTTGGCAACCATATCTTCCTTGTCTATGCGGTACTTCTCTAA
- the LOC100276955 gene encoding uncharacterized protein LOC100276955, protein MAGSARSAAAKHAYRMFVAPSRGGAAARGPGAGAAEEFDESDVWGSFGADSQYSSPGAELGAGWARPIPGSGARRKKPVDGGGGGGAAGSLPMNIPDWQKILGVEYRDHHRAGEWEPGADDDDDDDGSSYGRARGGAEMVPPHELAWRSRAASLSVHEGIGRTLKGRDLSRVRDAVWKKTGFED, encoded by the coding sequence ATGGCCGGGAGCGCGAGGTCGGCGGCCGCGAAGCACGCGTACCGGATGTTCGTCGCGCCGTCCAGGGGCGGCGCCGCGGCGAGGGGccccggcgccggcgccgcggAGGAGTTCGACGAGTCGGACGTCTGGGGCTCGTTCGGCGCGGACTCCCAGTACTCCAGCCCCGGGGCCGAGCTGGGCGCCGGCTGGGCGCGCCCGATCCCCGGCTCCGGCGCCAGGCGGAAGAAGCCcgtggacggcggcggcggcggcggcgcggcggggtCGCTGCCGATGAACATACCGGACTGGCAGAAGATCCTCGGGGTGGAGTACCGGGACCACCACCGCGCGGGCGAGTGGGAGCCTGGcgcggacgacgacgacgacgacgacggcagcAGCTACGGCAGGGCGCGCGGCGGGGCGGAGATGGTGCCGCCGCACGAGCTGGCGTGGCGCAGCCGGGCGGCGTCGCTGTCGGTGCACGAGGGGATCGGCAGGACGCTCAAGGGGCGCGACCTCAGCCGGGTCCGGGACGCCGTCTGGAAGAAGACCGGATTCGAGGACTGA